The Micropterus dolomieu isolate WLL.071019.BEF.003 ecotype Adirondacks linkage group LG22, ASM2129224v1, whole genome shotgun sequence genome contains a region encoding:
- the LOC123961446 gene encoding transcription factor Maf-like: MASELAMSNSDLPTSPLAMEYVNDFDLMKFEVKKEPVEPDRSISQCSRLVAGGSLSSTPMSTPCSSVPPSPSFSAPSPGSGSEQKGHLEDFYWMTGYQQQLNPEALGFSPEDAVEALISSSHQLQTFDGYARGQQFGGAAGAGGAMAGEEMGSAAAVVSAVIAAAAAQNGNPHHHHHHHHHHHTGAHHPSSGSQSSGVAGGNHQHLRLDDRFSDEQLVTMSVRELNRQLRGVSKEEVIRLKQKRRTLKNRGYAQSCRYKRVQQRHVLEGEKTQLIQQVDHLKQEISRLARERDAYKEKYEKLISTGFRENGGSSSDNNPSSPEFFMTSRKFLHL; the protein is encoded by the exons ATGGCATCAGAGCTGGCAATGAGCAACTCCGACCTGCCCACCAGTCCCCTGGCCATGGAATATGTTAATGACTTCGATCTGATGAAGTTTGAAGTGAAAAAGGAGCCGGTGGAGCCTGATCGCAGCATCAGCCAGTGCAGCCGCCTGGTCGCCGGGGGATCCCTATCTTCCACCCCGATGAGCACGCCTTGCAGCTCGGTTCCCCCCTCTCCAAGCTTCTCGGCGCCCAGTCCGGGATCAGGGAGCGAACAGAAGGGGCACTTGGAGGATTTCTACTGGATGACCGGGTACCAACAGCAGTTGAACCCCGAGGCTCTGGGCTTTAGCCCGGAGGACGCCGTAGAGGCGCTGATCAGCAGCAGTCACCAGCTCCAGACCTTCGATGGCTATGCCAGAGGGCAGCAGTTCGGCGGCGCAGCCGGCGCAGGAGGCGCCATGGCCGGGGAGGAGATGGGCTCAGCGGCCGCCGTGGTGTCCGCGGTTATCGCTGCAGCCGCAGCTCAGAATGGGaatccccaccaccaccaccaccatcaccaccaccatcacacAGGGGCACACCACCCCTCCTCCGGGTCTCAGTCCAGTGGTGTCGCGGGGGGAAACCACCAGCACTTGCGCTTGGATGATCGGTTCTCGGACGAGCAGCTGGTGACCATGTCGGTGCGGGAATTGAACAGGCAGCTCCGGGGGGTCAGCAAGGAAGAGGTGATCCGTCtgaaacagaagaggaggaCGCTAAAGAACAGAGGTTATGCCCAGTCATGCCGGTACAAGCGGGTTCAGCAGCGGCACGTCCTGGAGGGAGAGAAGACGCAGCTTATCCAGCAGGTGGACCACCTCAAGCAGGAGATCTCCCGGCTGGCCAGGGAGAGGGACGCCTACAAGGAGAAATACGAGAAGCTGATCAGCACCGGCTTCAGAGAAAACGGAGGATCCAGCAGCGACAACAACCCCTCATCCCCGGAGTTTTTCAT GACGTCAAGAAAATTCCTCCATCTGTGA